One Canis lupus dingo isolate Sandy chromosome 3, ASM325472v2, whole genome shotgun sequence DNA window includes the following coding sequences:
- the LOC112653537 gene encoding 60S ribosomal protein L27a-like produces MPSRLRKTRKLWGHMSHGHKHINKHRKHPGGRGNAGGMHHHRINFDKYHPGYFGKVGMRHYHLKRNQSFCPTVNLDKLWTLVSEQTRVNAAKNKIGAAPITDVVRWGYYKVLGKGKLPKQPVIVKAKFFSRRAEEKIKCVGGTCVLVA; encoded by the coding sequence ATGCCATCCAGACTGAGGAAGACCCGGAAACTTTGGGGCCACATGAGCCATGGCCACAAACACATCAACAAACACCGGAAACACCCAGGAGGCCGGGGTAATGCTGGTGGCATGCATCATCACAGGATCAACTTTGACAAATATCACCCAGGTTACTTTGGAAAAGTCGGTATGAGACATTACCACTTAAAGAGGAACCAGAGCTTCTGCCCAACTGTCAACCTTGATAAACTGTGGACCTTAGTCAGTGAGCAGACACGGGTAAATGCTGCCAAAAACAAGATTGGAGCTGCTCCTATTACCGATGTGGTGCGATGGGGCTACTACAAAGTTTTGGGAAAGGGAAAGCTCCCAAAACAGCCTGTCATCGTGAAGGCCAAATTCTTCAGTAGAAGAGCTGAGGAGAAGATAAAGTGCGTGGGGGGCACCTGCGTTCTAGTAGCTTGA